In one window of Nocardia brasiliensis DNA:
- a CDS encoding amidohydrolase family protein, with protein sequence MTVDAHVHVWRIDGGQFGVEYDWLTETSDVLYRNYALPDVSPEFAEHDIGALVLVQAADSLAENDALLAAAAATPYPAAVVGWLPLHRPDLVAAELPRLRAHPEFVGARHMIHRDPDPQWLLRPAVSEGLALLAEAGLAFDAVAERPDLLAQVPVIARAHPELTIVLDHLGKPPIATGGWQPWADLLAEAAAAPNVVAKISGLATVSGVEISAARWQPYVEHALAVFGPGRLMVGGDWPFTLTAASFRTVWQTTLATLAELDPADRAQILTEVAWRTYQLPKA encoded by the coding sequence ATGACTGTAGACGCCCACGTGCATGTTTGGCGCATAGACGGGGGACAATTCGGTGTTGAGTACGACTGGTTGACAGAAACATCCGATGTTTTGTATCGCAATTACGCGCTACCGGACGTGTCGCCGGAGTTCGCCGAACACGACATCGGCGCACTGGTGCTGGTACAGGCCGCCGACTCACTCGCCGAGAACGATGCGCTGCTGGCCGCCGCGGCCGCGACACCGTATCCGGCGGCCGTGGTCGGCTGGCTGCCGCTGCACCGGCCCGACCTGGTCGCCGCCGAATTGCCCAGGCTGCGCGCGCATCCGGAGTTCGTCGGCGCGCGCCACATGATCCACCGCGACCCGGACCCGCAATGGCTACTGCGCCCGGCTGTTTCGGAAGGTTTGGCGTTGCTCGCCGAGGCGGGCCTGGCCTTCGACGCGGTCGCCGAGCGTCCGGATCTACTGGCCCAGGTCCCGGTGATCGCGCGGGCACATCCGGAACTGACCATAGTGCTCGACCATCTCGGCAAACCGCCGATCGCCACCGGCGGCTGGCAGCCGTGGGCCGATCTACTCGCCGAGGCGGCGGCCGCACCGAATGTGGTCGCCAAGATCTCCGGGCTCGCGACGGTATCGGGTGTCGAAATCAGCGCCGCGCGTTGGCAACCCTATGTCGAGCACGCGCTCGCGGTGTTCGGGCCGGGACGGCTGATGGTGGGCGGAGACTGGCCGTTCACGTTGACGGCCGCCTCCTTCCGGACCGTGTGGCAGACCACCCTGGCGACCTTGGCCGAGCTCGACCCGGCCGACCGCGCGCAGATATTGACCGAAGTGGCCTGGCGCACGTATCAATTGCCGAAGGCGTGA
- a CDS encoding aminotransferase class V-fold PLP-dependent enzyme, which translates to MSSLAPEEFSPEVTYLNTASYGLPSERALSAVRDATARWAAGRGGPMTQDHLVPELRAAYARLLTGATADDIALSNGAGPLIGPVATALPPGSEVLVADGEFSSITMPFLYRGDLSVRVVPLERLAEEVRAQTALVAVSVVQSADGRTTDLATLRAATNAYGARLLVDATQAAGWLPLSFADADYWVCATFKWLIGSRSVAFFAAAPAAIESVRPIGPSWYAAEDRWAELYNPVALPKTARRFDSTPDMLGVIAATAGIALIEELTVERIGAHDMALADRFRAGLTELGLDYVAKQSPIVTVPGADGAQARLEAADVITSARNGGLRFSFHVHNSAEDVDRALRVLAAE; encoded by the coding sequence ATGTCCTCGCTTGCGCCCGAAGAGTTTTCGCCCGAAGTCACCTATCTGAACACCGCTTCGTACGGGTTGCCGTCGGAACGCGCGCTCTCCGCGGTGCGGGACGCGACCGCGCGCTGGGCGGCCGGCCGGGGCGGACCGATGACGCAGGACCACCTGGTTCCCGAACTACGCGCCGCCTACGCCCGGCTGCTCACCGGCGCGACCGCCGACGACATCGCACTGAGCAACGGCGCGGGTCCGCTGATCGGCCCGGTCGCGACCGCGCTGCCGCCCGGGTCCGAGGTGCTCGTCGCCGACGGCGAATTCTCCTCTATCACCATGCCTTTCCTGTATCGCGGTGATCTGTCGGTGCGGGTGGTGCCGCTGGAGCGGCTGGCCGAGGAGGTGCGCGCGCAAACGGCGCTGGTCGCGGTGAGCGTGGTGCAGTCCGCCGACGGCCGCACCACGGACCTGGCCACGCTGCGCGCGGCGACCAACGCCTACGGCGCCCGCCTGCTGGTGGATGCCACGCAGGCCGCAGGCTGGTTGCCGCTGTCCTTCGCCGACGCGGACTACTGGGTGTGCGCGACGTTCAAGTGGCTGATCGGCTCGCGGTCGGTGGCCTTCTTCGCCGCCGCTCCGGCGGCGATCGAGTCGGTGCGACCGATCGGGCCGAGCTGGTACGCCGCAGAGGACCGCTGGGCCGAGCTGTACAACCCTGTCGCCCTGCCGAAGACCGCCCGCCGCTTCGACTCCACCCCGGACATGCTCGGCGTCATCGCGGCCACCGCGGGCATCGCACTGATCGAGGAACTCACCGTCGAGCGGATCGGCGCGCACGACATGGCACTGGCCGACCGTTTCCGCGCCGGACTCACGGAGCTGGGTCTCGACTATGTCGCCAAGCAGTCCCCGATCGTCACGGTGCCCGGCGCGGACGGCGCGCAGGCGCGCCTGGAAGCCGCCGACGTGATCACCTCGGCGCGCAACGGCGGGCTACGGTTCTCGTTCCACGTGCACAACAGTGCCGAGGACGTCGACCGCGCGCTGCGCGTGCTCGCGGCCGAATAG
- a CDS encoding MBL fold metallo-hydrolase encodes MHQITANLWETETLSPFPGLNTHAYLWTTPEGNVLFYNTTLTKEFDAIAGLGGVAHHYLSHRDEIAPSLADVRERFDARLHIHKADAGEVTVVPVDDPFDTRHVALAGLEVIPTPGHTPGSACYLATIDGKQHLFTGDTLVPGENGVWWAGYLEGHSDRAALLATLDLLAEFTPNVVVSSAFMGEKGVVALDRPWAECVAEAKRTLLDAQA; translated from the coding sequence ATGCATCAGATCACCGCGAACCTGTGGGAGACCGAAACCCTGAGCCCCTTCCCCGGGCTGAACACCCACGCGTACCTCTGGACCACGCCGGAGGGCAACGTGCTCTTCTACAACACCACGCTCACCAAGGAATTCGACGCGATCGCCGGGCTCGGCGGCGTCGCACACCACTACCTCAGCCACCGCGACGAGATCGCCCCGTCCCTCGCCGACGTGCGCGAACGTTTCGACGCGCGGCTGCACATCCACAAGGCGGACGCGGGCGAGGTCACCGTCGTCCCCGTCGACGACCCCTTCGACACCCGCCACGTCGCGCTCGCCGGGCTCGAGGTGATCCCGACGCCCGGCCACACCCCGGGCAGCGCCTGCTATCTCGCGACGATCGACGGCAAACAGCACCTCTTCACCGGCGACACCCTGGTACCTGGGGAGAACGGTGTGTGGTGGGCCGGCTACCTCGAGGGCCACAGCGACCGTGCCGCTCTACTCGCCACCCTGGACCTGCTCGCGGAGTTCACCCCGAACGTGGTCGTCTCCAGCGCTTTCATGGGCGAGAAGGGCGTCGTCGCGCTGGATCGTCCGTGGGCAGAGTGCGTCGCGGAGGCCAAGCGCACCCTGCTCGACGCGCAGGCCTGA
- a CDS encoding HNH endonuclease family protein: MIVGDMRTMKRSNRYLVGISLVAVGIIAAVPAGGVASATPPNIPTKAAAQSMLDGITVAADGPMTGYSREKFPHWITVSGQCSTRETVLLRDGTGVKVGADCYPTAGSWHSAYDDVTVTDPGGVDIDHVVPLAEAWRSGAAAWTTQRRQDFANDLNHPQLIAVSASSNRSKGDQDPSQWIPPNTGYRCTYAKIWIASKSVWQLSAQQAEKNALQQLLNGCAS; encoded by the coding sequence GTGATTGTTGGCGATATGCGAACCATGAAAAGATCGAATCGATACCTGGTCGGCATTTCCCTTGTCGCCGTGGGAATTATCGCGGCGGTGCCGGCCGGGGGTGTGGCGTCGGCGACGCCGCCGAATATCCCGACGAAGGCCGCGGCGCAGTCGATGCTCGACGGGATCACCGTCGCGGCCGACGGGCCGATGACCGGATACTCGCGGGAGAAGTTCCCGCACTGGATCACCGTCTCGGGTCAATGTTCAACCAGGGAAACGGTTTTGCTGCGCGACGGTACCGGCGTCAAGGTCGGTGCTGACTGCTATCCGACCGCCGGATCCTGGCACTCGGCCTACGACGATGTGACGGTGACCGATCCCGGCGGGGTGGATATCGACCATGTGGTGCCGCTGGCCGAGGCCTGGCGGTCGGGCGCCGCGGCGTGGACCACCCAGCGGCGCCAGGACTTCGCCAATGATCTGAACCATCCCCAGTTGATCGCGGTATCGGCCTCGTCCAATCGATCCAAAGGCGATCAGGATCCGTCGCAGTGGATACCACCGAACACCGGTTATCGCTGCACCTATGCCAAAATATGGATCGCTTCGAAGTCGGTCTGGCAGCTGTCTGCTCAGCAGGCGGAAAAGAACGCTCTGCAACAACTCCTGAACGGATGTGCTTCATGA